From Danio rerio strain Tuebingen ecotype United States chromosome 7, GRCz12tu, whole genome shotgun sequence, the proteins below share one genomic window:
- the fastkd3 gene encoding FAST kinase domain-containing protein 3, mitochondrial isoform X1, with product MVTLFPMAKTLALRLRVLSLLDYQILKACAGKPLSSPFLQTYTGCFPTCSFHSARAVCTTERDPLFLASGSVRPYQELCLSGSGLSLMHYLSSNEDHAFMKRLSSCSTSQQVLHLLRSYSVLSSAVAASILHRLADLEHDAPEKSWSYLSDVAFNKLCQRLEDNSAELENEVLVGALLSCTRLYLGSRSSLVLRLVLECQKRLDSEKLNVKVLCGISRASFALEGHDSGLVKQAMSQLQKTETAQWKAAELVAVYCMLATGLAEDVLYQDLLNEMNAQALRLVHQMDPEAVSKILGALVTLRQEQALPLVIALCKQAVHQVQSFADAELTVVLSALMHFGHSDHFFVEALERYVPKVAFTAHAETITKVMQFFQHRRILSLPVFNAVAESFVYRAEEYSTWQVSQQITTLGVLGYLPPDAGRLFRKVESVLHARFSQFQPRALLDLLHACTLLQRYPLNFVSKVFSSYFLQLLQGEEGSGLSHVVLAQLTQLYMSVKLECPFYDGPRLLPKFCVKSFLAPFETPVEPQFYNALKSGLVDLLGDQSIVASRVLTPYCYTLDIEIKLDEDGFVLPACHADDVHKRIAVCIDGSQRFAANAKKLLGKEAMKQRHLRILGYEVVQIPYYEFEKLKKKKEVVEYLHKKIFPHSYRLSW from the exons ATGGTGACTCTTTTTCCAATGGCCAAAACACTGGCACTAAGACTCCGTGTGCTGAGCCTTTTGGATTACCAAATCCTGAAAGCCTGTGCTGGTAAACCTCTGTCTTCTCCTTTTCTTCAAACCTACACTGGCTGCTTTCCTACATGTTCCTTCCACAGTGCAAGGGCTGTATGCACCACAGAACGAGACCCACTTTTCCTTGCTTCTGGATCTGTTCGTCCGTACCAAGAGCTCTGCCTCAGCGGAAGTGGACTGTCTTTGATGCACTACCTGTCTTCTAATGAGGACCACGCTTTTATGAAACGCCTCTCCTCTTGTAGTACATCTCAGCAAGTGCTACATCTCTTGCGATCTTACTCTGTCCTCTCAAGTGCAGTAGCAGCATCTATACTTCACCGACTTGCTGACTTGGAGCATGATGCCCCAGAAAAATCATGGAGTTATTTATCAGATGTGGCCTTTAATAAGCTGTGTCAAAGACTGGAGGATAATTCAGCTGAATTAGAGAATGAAGTGTTGGTTGGAGCTCTGTTAAGCTGTACACGACTCTACCTTGGTTCTCGGAGCAGCTTAGTGCTAAGGCTGGTCTTGGAGTGTCAGAAAAGATTGGATTCAGAAAAGTTGAATGTTAAAGTGCTTTGTGGCATATCCAGGGCTTCATTTGCTTTAGAGGGGCATGATTCTGGCTTGGTGAAACAGGCTATGAGTCAGCTCCAAAAAACAGAGACTGCTCAATGGAAAGCAGCAGAACTTGTTGCCGTTTACTGTATGCTAGCAACTGGTTTGGCTGAAGATGTATTATACCAGGATCTTCTAAATGAAATGAATGCTCAGGCACTTCGGCTAGTTCATCAAATGGACCCAGAGGCAGTTAGCAAGATTCTAGGTGCTTTAGTCACATTGAGACAAGAGCAAGCATTACCTCTTGTTATTGCACTTTGCAAGCAAGCTGTGCATCAGGTGCAAAGCTTTGCAGATGCAGAACTCACTGTGGTTTTGTCAGCACTAATGCACTTTGGACACAGTGACCACTTTTTTGTGGAAGCTCTTGAGCGCTATGTGCCCAAAGTTGCCTTCACAGCTCATGCAGAAACCATAACCAAAGTGATGCAGTTTTTCCAGCATCGGCGCATACTTTCCCTACCTGTTTTTAATGCGGTGGCTGAGAGTTTTGTGTATCGTGCTGAGGAATACTCCACGTGGCAGGTATCACAACAGATAACTACACTGGGAGTTTTGGGATATCTGCCACCTGATGCTGGTCGGTTGTTCCGAAAGGTGGAGTCTGTATTGCATGCCCGCTTTTCACAGTTTCAGCCAAGAGCCCTTCTAGACCTACTTCATGCCTGCACTCTTCTACAGAGGTACCCACTTAATTTCGTCTCCAAAGTCTTCAGCTCTTACTTCTTGCAGCTGCTACAAG GGGAGGAAGGCAGTGGGTTATCCCATGTAGTGCTTGCACAGCTGACCCAACTATACATGAGCGTAAAGCTGGAGTGCCCATTTTATGAT GGTCCACGTCTTCTACCAAAATTTTGTGTGAAATCATTTTTGGCTCCTTTTGAGACTCCAGTGGAACCTCAATTCTACAATGCTCTAAAGTCTGGCCTTGTGGATCTTCTAGGAGATCAATCAATCGTTGCATCCAGAGTACTTACCCCATATTGCTATACACTAG ATATTGAGATAAAACTAGATGAAGATGGATTTGTCCTGCCTGCTTGCCATGCAGATGATGTTCACAAGAG GATTGCTGTCTGTATTGATGGCTCACAGCGCTTTGCAGCAAATGCAAAGAAACTACTTGGCAAGGAAGCCATGAAGCAGCGTCACCTTAGAATTCTGGGATATGAAGTTGTTCAG ATTCCATACTACGAGTTTgagaaactgaagaaaaaaaaagaggttgTGGAATATCTGCACAAGAAAATCTTTCCCCACAGCTATAGACTGAGTTGGTGA
- the fastkd3 gene encoding FAST kinase domain-containing protein 3, mitochondrial isoform X2 produces MSVKLECPFYDGPRLLPKFCVKSFLAPFETPVEPQFYNALKSGLVDLLGDQSIVASRVLTPYCYTLDIEIKLDEDGFVLPACHADDVHKRIAVCIDGSQRFAANAKKLLGKEAMKQRHLRILGYEVVQIPYYEFEKLKKKKEVVEYLHKKIFPHSYRLSW; encoded by the exons ATGAGCGTAAAGCTGGAGTGCCCATTTTATGAT GGTCCACGTCTTCTACCAAAATTTTGTGTGAAATCATTTTTGGCTCCTTTTGAGACTCCAGTGGAACCTCAATTCTACAATGCTCTAAAGTCTGGCCTTGTGGATCTTCTAGGAGATCAATCAATCGTTGCATCCAGAGTACTTACCCCATATTGCTATACACTAG ATATTGAGATAAAACTAGATGAAGATGGATTTGTCCTGCCTGCTTGCCATGCAGATGATGTTCACAAGAG GATTGCTGTCTGTATTGATGGCTCACAGCGCTTTGCAGCAAATGCAAAGAAACTACTTGGCAAGGAAGCCATGAAGCAGCGTCACCTTAGAATTCTGGGATATGAAGTTGTTCAG ATTCCATACTACGAGTTTgagaaactgaagaaaaaaaaagaggttgTGGAATATCTGCACAAGAAAATCTTTCCCCACAGCTATAGACTGAGTTGGTGA
- the chmp5b gene encoding charged multivesicular body protein 5, which translates to MNRIFGRGKPKGPPPNLTDCISGVDSRAESVDKKIARLDAELMKYKDQMKKMRDGPSKNMVKQKAMRVLKQKRMYEGQRDQLMQQSFNMEQANYTIQTLKDTKTTVEAMKIGAKEMKKAYKNVKIDQIEDLQDQLEDMMEDANEVQEALSRSYGTPEIDEDDLEAELDALGDELLLDDDNSYLDEASSAPAIPEGAPGDRTTNRDGVLVDEFGLPQIPAT; encoded by the exons ATGAATCGTATCTTCGGACGAGGAAAACCCAAAGGACCACCGCCGAACCTCACGGACTGTATATCAGGT GTTGACTCTCGAGCAGAGTCGGTCGATAAGAAAATAGCCAGGCTTGATGCCGAACTGATGAAATACAAAGACCAGATGAAGAAAATGAGGGACGGCCCATCAAAG AATATGGTGAAACAGAAAGCAATGcgagtcctcaaacagaagagaAT GTATGAAGGGCAGAGAGACCAGTTGATGCAGCAGTCATTTAACATGGAACAAGCAAACTACACTATCCAGACGCTAAAAGACACCAAGACCACG gtGGAGGCAATGAAAATCGGTGCCAAAGAAATGAAAAAAGCATACAAGAATGTTAAAATTGATCAGATCGAG GATCTGCAAGACCAGTTGGAGGACATGATGGAAGATGCTAATGAAGTCCAAGAAGCTCTTAGTCGCAGCTATGGGACACCAGAAATTGATGAAGATGACTTGGAAGCAG AGCTGGATGCACTGGGTGACGAACTCCTTTTGGATGATGACAATTCCTATCTGGACGAAGCGTCTTCGGCTCCAGCTATACCTGAGGGAGCACCAGGAGACAGAACCACTAACCGG GATGGAGTACTGGTGGATGAGTTTGGCCTACCTCAAATTCCAGCTACATAA